A window of Candidatus Baltobacteraceae bacterium contains these coding sequences:
- a CDS encoding sulfotransferase family 2 domain-containing protein — protein sequence MPVSHALRCIFIHVPKAAGSSILSALRAYDDNLEFAGRGLWDILRDRNDAGPIVSHVRRMSSSTTLDGFAQTHFPAAALRELVNEHLWNQYLKFAFVRNPWDLVVSTYHYQRGRARQPQTRSVDPDVVAMLDRCDTFSDYVRLYPALRSDMSSMLADASDRLLVEFIGRYESLESDLSKVSERLGFTLALPHENRSEHEAYEDYYTPRTRAIVARHFSRDIDRFGYTFSKRMSSRPIFGD from the coding sequence ATGCCGGTTTCGCATGCCCTTCGCTGCATCTTCATCCATGTGCCGAAGGCGGCCGGCTCCTCGATCCTGAGCGCATTACGCGCCTATGACGATAATCTCGAATTCGCCGGACGCGGCTTGTGGGACATCCTGCGCGACCGCAACGACGCCGGACCGATCGTAAGCCACGTGCGTCGCATGTCCTCTTCCACGACGCTCGACGGATTTGCGCAAACGCATTTTCCTGCGGCGGCACTGCGCGAACTTGTAAACGAGCATCTCTGGAATCAGTACCTGAAATTCGCCTTTGTTCGCAATCCCTGGGATCTCGTCGTTTCGACCTACCATTACCAGCGTGGGCGTGCACGGCAACCGCAGACACGATCCGTTGATCCCGACGTAGTCGCAATGCTGGATCGCTGTGATACTTTCTCTGACTATGTGCGGCTTTATCCGGCGTTGCGCTCAGACATGAGCTCGATGCTCGCGGATGCGTCGGACCGGCTCCTAGTTGAATTCATCGGCCGGTATGAATCCCTCGAATCGGACCTAAGCAAGGTAAGCGAGAGACTCGGATTCACGCTCGCGCTTCCACACGAGAACCGCTCCGAACACGAGGCATATGAGGATTACTACACACCCAGGACGCGCGCAATCGTCGCACGTCATTTCTCGCGGGATATTGATCGTTTCGGGTACACCTTTTCTAAGAGGATGTCCTCAAGGCCAATCTTCGGCGATTGA
- a CDS encoding pyridoxal phosphate-dependent aminotransferase, whose protein sequence is MLATEKSFITRSLSRLGSENAFAVLARAREIEATGRRVVHMEVGEPDFDTPEFIKRAAVESLMAHDTHYTPSQGTHDLREVVADYVSRFRKMPKAYTAANVTISPGAKPIIWNILSAILDPGDEFVYFDPAYPAYASASSYLQANVIRIPLREARDWRMDLDELAGRVSDKTKALVINSPHNPTGGVLLKADLERIAELAQKHNFLVIADEIYSRNFYLETEFVSIASLPGMQERTIIVDGFSKAYAMTGWRLGYAIMAEPLCKAVTLFNNNTFSCVTSFVQKAGIAALTGPDAPVREMNEIFRSRRDKLVNGLNAIPNVSCTLPEGAFYAFPNISKITKDDKALASFLLEEAGVACGGGSSFGPAGAGYLRFSYAASLDDIDYALIQLGEYLPKFKG, encoded by the coding sequence GTGCTCGCCACAGAAAAATCGTTCATCACTCGCTCGCTCTCTCGCCTTGGCTCGGAGAACGCGTTCGCGGTGCTCGCGCGTGCGCGCGAAATCGAGGCGACGGGACGACGCGTCGTGCACATGGAGGTCGGCGAGCCCGATTTCGATACGCCTGAATTCATCAAGCGCGCCGCGGTCGAATCGCTGATGGCGCACGACACGCATTACACACCTTCGCAGGGCACGCACGACCTGCGCGAAGTCGTCGCCGACTACGTGTCGCGCTTCCGCAAAATGCCCAAGGCATATACCGCGGCCAACGTGACGATCTCGCCGGGCGCGAAGCCGATCATCTGGAACATTCTCTCGGCGATCCTCGACCCGGGCGACGAGTTCGTCTACTTCGATCCCGCCTATCCGGCGTACGCATCGGCCTCGAGCTATCTGCAGGCGAACGTGATCCGCATTCCGCTGCGCGAGGCGCGCGACTGGCGCATGGATCTCGACGAGCTGGCGGGCCGCGTTTCGGATAAGACGAAAGCGCTGGTGATCAACTCGCCGCACAATCCCACCGGCGGCGTGCTGCTCAAAGCCGATCTCGAACGGATCGCGGAGCTGGCGCAAAAACACAACTTCCTGGTGATCGCCGACGAGATCTACTCGCGCAACTTCTATCTCGAAACCGAGTTCGTCTCGATCGCGTCGCTGCCCGGGATGCAAGAGCGCACGATCATCGTCGACGGCTTCTCGAAAGCGTACGCGATGACCGGATGGCGCCTGGGCTATGCGATCATGGCCGAACCGCTCTGCAAAGCAGTCACGCTGTTCAATAACAACACCTTCAGCTGCGTCACCAGCTTCGTTCAGAAGGCCGGCATCGCCGCGCTCACCGGCCCCGATGCACCGGTGCGCGAGATGAACGAGATCTTCCGCAGCCGCCGTGACAAATTGGTGAACGGCCTCAACGCGATTCCAAACGTGAGCTGCACGCTGCCCGAAGGCGCGTTCTACGCGTTCCCCAACATCTCGAAGATCACCAAGGACGATAAGGCGCTGGCGAGCTTCCTTTTAGAGGAAGCGGGCGTCGCGTGCGGCGGCGGCTCGAGCTTCGGACCGGCCGGCGCGGGCTATCTGCGCTTCTCCTACGCGGCCTCGCTCGACGACATCGATTACGCGCTGATTCAGCTCGGCGAGTACTTGCCGAAGTTCAAGGGCTAG
- the mrdA gene encoding penicillin-binding protein 2, with amino-acid sequence MIIDRRRTPRVSWERSPWRIAGFIVVVAIAIIALVVQLVHVQLVMGQVYRAAAMENQVRLIEVAAPRGMIYGRDGRVLVRSRPSFVVGLIPSEVTDIDSELTTLARTLGEDPAKLRYRLLHHRGVNYTDFAQVQTYEPYGPVVLASDLPVAKVARLSELLGDLPGVDLEVQPIRDYPLGATGSAVFGYVGQITESEYQRLKDDGYTPNDVIGKDGLEYVYDKYLRGVAGGQRVVVDAQGQVVPSIKLPSKAAIPGDELITNIDGRLERIAQQALDAGIKKVSYGRQLAGGVVIEDPWTGGILALASYPDFDPNAFAADDYKKVAHYLLDPADPLFDNAIGAATPTGSTFKMVTGTAALSEGVVKPNQVIYDSGAWDCYGYEIRDLLGGIGNTTFVPALAASSDGYFYQLSWRLGIARLTKWAHYFGIGSKTGIDLPGENAGNWPTNAWELKNFGVPMEPSEVCMLGIGQGAMQATPLQIANVASAVINGGTLWRPEIVHEIRTPDGKHIIKTIEPQVLRHVPGTPQAFYYERAGMAKVTDPGGTAYGWKIKGLPFSGKTGTAETGVNGSGANTTWFVAWAPTDHPVLAMAVFVWHSGGYGATVAAPIAREILVKYFHKSAAIIQ; translated from the coding sequence ATGATCATCGACCGGCGCCGTACGCCGCGCGTCTCGTGGGAACGTTCCCCGTGGCGCATCGCGGGCTTCATCGTCGTCGTCGCGATCGCGATCATCGCGCTCGTCGTCCAACTCGTGCACGTGCAGCTCGTCATGGGTCAGGTCTATCGTGCGGCCGCGATGGAGAATCAAGTGCGTCTGATCGAGGTCGCCGCGCCGCGCGGAATGATCTACGGCCGCGACGGGCGCGTCCTCGTACGCAGCCGGCCGTCGTTCGTCGTCGGCTTGATTCCCTCCGAAGTAACCGACATCGACAGCGAGCTCACCACGCTGGCACGCACGCTCGGCGAAGATCCGGCCAAGCTTCGCTACCGCCTGCTGCACCACCGCGGGGTCAACTACACCGACTTCGCGCAAGTCCAAACCTACGAACCGTACGGGCCGGTGGTGCTCGCGAGCGATCTGCCGGTTGCAAAAGTGGCGCGGCTCTCGGAATTGCTCGGCGATCTGCCCGGCGTCGACTTAGAAGTGCAGCCGATCCGCGACTATCCGCTCGGCGCCACCGGCTCCGCCGTGTTCGGCTACGTCGGTCAGATTACCGAGAGCGAATACCAACGCCTCAAGGATGACGGCTACACGCCCAACGACGTCATCGGAAAAGATGGTCTCGAGTACGTGTACGACAAGTATCTGCGCGGCGTCGCCGGCGGACAACGTGTCGTCGTCGACGCGCAAGGGCAAGTCGTTCCGAGCATCAAGCTGCCCTCGAAAGCGGCGATTCCGGGCGACGAACTGATCACCAACATCGACGGCCGGCTCGAACGGATCGCGCAGCAAGCGCTCGATGCCGGCATCAAAAAAGTTTCGTACGGACGGCAGCTCGCCGGCGGCGTCGTCATCGAGGACCCGTGGACCGGCGGCATCTTGGCGCTTGCGAGCTATCCGGATTTCGATCCCAACGCGTTCGCCGCCGACGACTACAAAAAGGTCGCGCACTACCTGCTCGATCCGGCCGACCCGCTCTTCGACAACGCGATCGGCGCGGCTACGCCGACCGGCTCGACCTTCAAGATGGTGACCGGCACCGCCGCGCTGAGCGAAGGCGTGGTCAAACCGAACCAAGTGATCTACGATTCCGGCGCGTGGGATTGCTACGGTTACGAGATTCGCGATCTGCTCGGCGGCATCGGCAACACGACCTTCGTCCCCGCGCTCGCGGCGTCATCGGACGGTTATTTTTACCAGCTCTCGTGGCGACTCGGCATCGCCCGTCTGACCAAATGGGCGCACTACTTCGGCATCGGCAGCAAGACCGGCATCGACCTTCCCGGCGAGAACGCCGGTAACTGGCCGACGAACGCGTGGGAACTCAAAAACTTCGGCGTGCCGATGGAGCCGAGCGAAGTGTGCATGCTCGGCATCGGTCAAGGCGCGATGCAAGCGACGCCGCTGCAGATCGCCAACGTCGCGTCCGCGGTGATCAACGGCGGGACGCTCTGGCGTCCCGAGATCGTGCACGAAATTCGCACGCCCGACGGCAAGCACATCATCAAAACGATCGAACCGCAGGTGCTTCGTCACGTTCCCGGTACGCCGCAGGCGTTTTACTACGAGCGCGCGGGCATGGCAAAAGTGACCGATCCCGGCGGTACGGCGTACGGTTGGAAGATCAAGGGGCTGCCGTTCTCCGGCAAAACCGGCACCGCCGAAACCGGCGTGAACGGATCCGGCGCAAACACGACCTGGTTCGTTGCCTGGGCGCCGACCGATCACCCCGTGCTCGCGATGGCGGTTTTCGTGTGGCACAGCGGCGGCTACGGTGCAACCGTGGCGGCCCCGATCGCACGCGAGATTCTCGTCAAGTATTTTCACAAGAGCGCAGCCATCATTCAATAG
- a CDS encoding acyl--CoA ligase family protein, whose protein sequence is MSAPPVSAPVHLRRLDPIDFLERSAEVYREKPAVVYDSERLTYPELLERVYRLADALRTLGVQPGDRVAVIAPNVHQLLEAHFAVPLVGGILCALNIRLAPNEIAYILEHCGAKVVIYDAEFEHLVAQRRTDPTLLRIGPGEIASALDFEALVDRASPQPTRSEPTSGDATISVNYTSGTTGQPKGVMYTNRGVYLNAMAEIFHANLRPESVYLWTLPMFHCNGWCFPWAVTAAGATHVCLRKVEPAAVLEAIERERVTHFCAAPTVLVGIANLPGAKPFARPVNVTTAGAPPAPRTIAQMEALGATVTQVYGLTETYGPITVCAWKTDQWDELGMDERARLKARQGVAMFTVASRDVRVVDADMNDVPADGTTQGEIVMRGNNVMKGYYNDPAATERAFAGGYFHSGDVAVMHPDGYIEICDRMKDVIISGGENISTVQVEKVIMEHPAVLEVAVVATPDDRWGEVPKAFITLKPGMSADAEAIISFCRARLAGFKTPKAVEFTELPKTSTGKIQKFVLREREWAGRAKRVN, encoded by the coding sequence GTGAGCGCTCCGCCGGTCAGCGCACCGGTCCACCTGCGGCGGCTCGATCCGATCGACTTTTTGGAGCGAAGCGCGGAAGTCTATCGAGAAAAACCTGCGGTCGTCTACGATTCTGAGCGCCTGACCTATCCCGAGCTGCTCGAGCGCGTCTATCGCCTCGCGGATGCATTGCGTACGTTGGGCGTCCAGCCGGGCGACCGCGTGGCGGTGATCGCACCGAACGTACACCAACTGCTCGAAGCACACTTCGCCGTGCCGCTCGTCGGCGGCATACTCTGCGCGCTGAACATTCGGCTCGCGCCAAACGAAATTGCGTATATCTTAGAGCATTGCGGCGCAAAGGTCGTTATCTACGACGCCGAGTTCGAGCACCTCGTGGCGCAACGGCGCACCGATCCCACGCTGCTGCGCATTGGTCCCGGAGAAATCGCTTCGGCGCTCGATTTCGAAGCGCTGGTCGACCGCGCTTCACCGCAGCCCACCCGGAGCGAACCCACGAGCGGGGACGCCACGATTTCGGTCAACTACACGAGCGGAACGACTGGTCAGCCGAAAGGCGTGATGTACACCAATCGCGGCGTGTATTTGAATGCCATGGCAGAAATATTCCACGCCAACCTTCGCCCGGAGAGCGTCTATCTGTGGACGCTGCCGATGTTTCACTGCAACGGGTGGTGCTTTCCATGGGCGGTGACCGCCGCCGGCGCGACGCACGTCTGCTTGCGCAAGGTCGAACCCGCTGCAGTGCTCGAGGCGATCGAGCGTGAGCGCGTCACGCATTTCTGCGCCGCGCCCACCGTGCTGGTCGGGATCGCGAATCTTCCCGGCGCGAAGCCCTTCGCCCGGCCGGTGAACGTCACGACGGCGGGCGCACCGCCGGCGCCGCGCACGATCGCGCAGATGGAAGCACTCGGTGCAACGGTCACGCAAGTCTACGGCCTGACCGAAACCTACGGACCGATCACCGTGTGCGCCTGGAAAACCGACCAGTGGGACGAACTCGGCATGGACGAACGCGCACGTCTGAAGGCGCGGCAGGGCGTGGCGATGTTCACCGTCGCGTCGCGCGACGTTCGCGTGGTCGATGCCGACATGAACGACGTTCCCGCCGACGGCACGACGCAAGGCGAGATCGTCATGCGCGGCAACAACGTGATGAAGGGCTACTACAACGACCCGGCGGCCACCGAGCGCGCGTTTGCGGGCGGCTATTTCCACAGCGGCGACGTGGCGGTGATGCATCCCGACGGCTACATCGAGATCTGCGATCGCATGAAAGACGTCATCATCAGCGGCGGCGAGAACATCTCGACCGTGCAAGTCGAGAAGGTCATCATGGAACACCCGGCCGTGCTGGAGGTCGCGGTCGTCGCGACTCCCGACGACCGGTGGGGCGAAGTACCGAAGGCTTTCATCACACTGAAGCCCGGGATGAGCGCGGATGCCGAGGCGATCATCTCCTTCTGCCGCGCACGCCTGGCGGGCTTCAAGACGCCGAAAGCCGTAGAGTTCACCGAGCTCCCGAAGACGTCAACCGGCAAGATCCAAAAGTTCGTGCTGCGCGAACGTGAGTGGGCCGGCCGCGCCAAGCGCGTCAACTGA
- a CDS encoding helix-turn-helix transcriptional regulator: MLDEIEEKLGLKETELADLFGIRRPSVSGWREAGIPRARRASVERLLDLARVLAREVKESRIPEIVRTRDQWLENRSILETIALHGVEPVYGYLRRLFSYQA; encoded by the coding sequence ATGCTCGACGAGATCGAGGAGAAGCTTGGTCTTAAGGAAACCGAGCTAGCCGATCTGTTCGGAATCCGCCGACCCTCCGTGTCGGGGTGGCGGGAAGCTGGGATTCCCCGAGCACGCCGGGCATCGGTAGAGCGGCTTCTCGATCTCGCTCGGGTGCTTGCACGCGAAGTGAAGGAGTCGCGCATCCCGGAGATCGTGCGGACGAGAGACCAGTGGCTCGAAAACCGCTCGATCCTCGAGACTATCGCGTTACACGGCGTCGAGCCCGTTTACGGCTATCTCCGCCGCCTCTTCAGCTACCAGGCGTGA